A single window of Dendropsophus ebraccatus isolate aDenEbr1 chromosome 5, aDenEbr1.pat, whole genome shotgun sequence DNA harbors:
- the LOC138793146 gene encoding dynein light chain 2, cytoplasmic, protein MSDRKAVIKNADMSEDMQQDAVDCATQAMEKYNIEKDIAAYIKKEFDKKYNPTWHCIVGRNFGSYVTHETKHFIYFYLGQVAILLFKSG, encoded by the exons ATGTCTGACAGAAAGGCTGTGATAAAGAATGCTGATATGTCCGAGGACATGCAGCAGGATGCGGTGGACTGTGCCACACAAGCTATGGAGAAATATAACATCGAGAAGGATATTGCAGCTTATATCAAGAAG GAATTTGACAAGAAATACAACCCGACCTGGCATTGCATTGTCGGCAGAAACTTTGGCAGCTATGTAACACATGAGACAAAGCATTTCATCTATTTTTATTTGGGCCAGGTTGCGATTCTCCTCTTCAAATCTGGCTAG